A portion of the Fusobacterium nucleatum genome contains these proteins:
- a CDS encoding autotransporter-associated N-terminal domain-containing protein, whose product MGNNNLYKVENTLRSIAKRYKSVKYSLGLAILFLMMGVGAFSEEVNPVANGVPTREEIATSRENLRNSVGSLQSKIDEARAENSKSLAGLRLELIQLMEQGDQVVKSPWMSWQFGINYMYSKWNGTYKGRGDKAEKYPFEGIFTRSNDLFLRNISPDSDVYEKYTSSISETSANSATTSTIKKRGGSLGYGIASTLPTQEPIVQIELGASVRPKKITKSPITVTPPSITVNAVTPLSTPTDPSAPTPPKIDIQKFDPVAPDPITVSLPTPPTFNIKLGSYRNYMTQDTLGDINGGRHTGAGKSINTSGNTSIGDSELGSPTIIYAWQNGGGVGNFDSALLKAYFDYTRMSGPGGGTLTVTGNITIDSVNTLNDAEKAAEGDLANKTGRYWNAQPFLVGGSRVATLDNANGGATILNKATVNMVGPLVVGYEIQNDGGGAYAGTKKREVINAKGGKLTDDAEKDMLKIGGLEKGKIGGGYDVKSDSIELIRPENLGNDKITVTRTRDIVDSKGNVLVKGGYTGYKIGMILTHEYDDPNPGINYYRLINDGEISFMGRNSIGIQVYAPPANNPNTVIHVINGESGDGAKTITLGGIQSYGLKLSSRILKDKAGQKSVFENRGTINISGGDGNEESLSSGIAVLEDAGMTGNKAIRAHKDLVINKGKINVSGGQGNSGMVLKVKANDDITNNDDGTITVTGNKNIGMRVDLGTTKTDDSGTFTPKAINKGKITINNGLRNIGMVANNSDGNHKAIAENNSGASITFKNNSTKAIGMFSQDGGEIVNVGDIKGEGNSLKETIGMAIQPALSGSGHNNTASNGINKGDIDLSGEKVTGVYNQGKFINEKNITTSGGGSISLYAKGQSSKTEIKSGTITAKNKALGLFADGKATIELGGAGDNALSLKADGLGTLLFYNYTKSGSTYTADGKFKLVNNVDGELTNGATAFYFRDTTPGKTAGTTADKLNAMFGGSTSGKILKLKLDENSTLFVLDNTSPNTTPVKLSSVALDKINEYLGQYVKVSPNSSKNFKAYKATKATLSIDDNVDLDNHTGVQIDKYYRVDFINSSVTVAAGKKMYGTDAGKLKQAIAQANFDGGNVGDVKVTNNGTIDYSKKAATAVVVDFGQATNNGLIKMDAANGDKQNSIGLFGASSSILTNSSTGEIQLGTKGVGIWGANKIDSSLASWSKNINIVNAGKITGLAGKEGIFGIYANNSEAGAISTITHSGTIDLSQVAKSIGILMTKGALTSSGNVSVQDGSVGISAKDSNVTINGGTHTIGKKSAGLKLTGNTSRLMANSGNISITGIGSAAYLFDNVNLTSGTNFKDNLALTATNGYTYINISNNSILNYKNTRTINNDESIFVNAKNSTINLLSGTTVTSTKKKITGVYSENSAISNAGTLTLTGDGSSALYGKAGSDLINSGKITIGKNGSGIYSINSTGKNNGEITIGEGSVGMRAENAIIENETTGKITSTGTSVLGMSQSGGTQNIINKGAITLTGDKSIALHSEGINFPNHKVINTGNITVGDSSNILSPSIGIYSANATNSTVENSGKVVAGTKSTAIYAGNVDLTGTSETTAGDGGIGVYSKEGTVKISENSKINVGATLGKGQEGVGVYLAGNNQTLNSDTDKLSIKKGSFGYVMTGQGNTVRTGKVGTTGIVSLSNDSVFMYSGDRTGTIRNYNNLKSTGNENYGIYALGSVENRGNIDFSQGVGNVGAYSYVEGATTTPNAIKNYGTIKVSKSDINDPDNRKYGIGMAAGYSEETPKGSGNFVTRGLGHIENHGTIKVTDPDSIGMYATGSGSKILNAGRIELSGPKRNIGIFAENGAEVINTGTITTVGSGNVGQIGIAIRKGAILDNRGTINIDASKGYGLLIAGGIVKNYGEANITVGSGATKIKEVSAADTSKEIEDLRGNKVKIHSPAGAANGVITENGVVRKPKIVHVQAIPNRKPNDIPTSSVGMYMDTSGINYTRPINNIGALRGLTQSDIIIGVEATKYTTVKTIQLGQDIIEPYNEMIRKSGIEKFNIYSGSLTWMASITQLPDYTIKNAYLRKIPYTVWAGKMATPIDKNDTYNFTDGLEQRYGVEGIGTRENQVFQKLNSIGNNEEILLYQAFDEMMGHQYANVQQRVQTTGVILDKELDYLRDEWRTASKDSNKVKVFGTNGEYKTDTAGVIDYKNHAYGVAYVHENEDIKLGRGIGWYTGIVHNTFKFKDIGKSKEHMLQAKVGLLKSVPFDDNNSLNWTISGDIFVGRNRMHRKYLVVDEIFNAKARYYTYGIGVKNEIGKEFRLSESFTLRPYAALKLEYGRVSKIREKSGEIKLEVKQNQYFSVKPEIGAELGFKHYFGMKALKTTLGVAYENELGRVANGKNKARVVDTTADWFNVRGEKEDRRGNVKFDLNLGLDNQKYGVTANVGYDTKGENLRGGLGLRVIF is encoded by the coding sequence ATGGGAAATAATAATCTATATAAAGTAGAAAACACTTTACGTTCAATAGCAAAAAGATATAAAAGTGTAAAATATTCACTAGGTTTAGCAATATTATTCTTAATGATGGGAGTAGGAGCTTTTTCTGAAGAAGTAAATCCAGTAGCAAATGGAGTACCAACAAGAGAAGAAATAGCGACATCAAGAGAAAATTTAAGAAACTCAGTAGGAAGTTTGCAATCTAAGATAGACGAAGCAAGAGCAGAAAACTCAAAAAGTTTAGCAGGCTTAAGATTAGAATTAATACAATTAATGGAACAAGGGGATCAAGTAGTAAAATCACCTTGGATGTCATGGCAATTTGGAATAAACTATATGTACAGTAAATGGAATGGTACATATAAAGGAAGAGGAGATAAGGCAGAAAAATATCCATTTGAAGGGATATTTACAAGAAGTAATGATTTATTTTTAAGAAATATTTCACCTGATAGTGATGTTTATGAGAAATATACTTCATCTATAAGTGAGACTTCTGCTAATTCAGCAACAACTTCTACTATAAAGAAAAGAGGAGGAAGTTTAGGTTATGGAATAGCGAGTACACTTCCAACACAAGAACCAATAGTACAGATAGAATTAGGTGCTTCTGTAAGACCAAAGAAGATAACTAAGTCACCAATAACAGTAACACCACCAAGTATTACTGTAAATGCTGTTACTCCTTTGAGTACACCAACAGATCCAAGTGCACCAACACCACCAAAAATAGATATACAAAAATTTGATCCAGTGGCACCAGATCCGATAACTGTGTCATTACCAACACCACCTACTTTTAATATTAAACTAGGTTCTTATCGTAATTATATGACACAAGACACTCTTGGTGATATTAATGGAGGAAGACATACAGGAGCAGGGAAGTCTATTAATACAAGTGGTAACACTTCTATAGGTGATAGTGAACTAGGAAGTCCAACAATTATATATGCATGGCAAAATGGTGGTGGAGTTGGAAATTTTGATTCAGCACTATTAAAAGCGTATTTTGACTATACAAGAATGAGTGGGCCTGGAGGAGGGACTCTTACTGTAACTGGGAATATAACAATAGATTCTGTTAATACACTAAATGATGCTGAAAAAGCAGCTGAAGGGGATTTAGCTAATAAAACTGGTAGATATTGGAATGCACAACCTTTTCTTGTTGGAGGGTCAAGAGTAGCAACACTTGATAATGCAAATGGTGGTGCAACAATATTAAACAAAGCAACAGTAAATATGGTAGGACCACTTGTTGTAGGTTATGAAATACAAAATGATGGTGGAGGTGCTTATGCAGGAACAAAAAAAAGAGAAGTAATAAATGCTAAAGGTGGAAAATTAACAGATGATGCTGAAAAGGATATGTTAAAAATAGGAGGATTAGAAAAAGGAAAAATTGGTGGAGGTTATGATGTAAAATCAGATTCAATAGAATTAATACGTCCAGAAAATTTAGGAAATGATAAAATAACAGTTACAAGAACTCGTGATATAGTTGATAGTAAAGGTAATGTGTTAGTAAAAGGGGGATATACTGGTTATAAAATAGGAATGATTTTAACTCATGAATATGATGATCCTAATCCAGGTATTAACTATTATAGATTAATAAATGATGGAGAAATATCATTTATGGGTAGAAATTCTATTGGGATACAAGTATATGCACCACCTGCAAATAACCCTAATACAGTAATACATGTAATAAATGGAGAAAGTGGTGATGGAGCTAAAACAATAACATTAGGTGGAATACAAAGTTATGGTTTAAAACTTTCTTCAAGAATTTTAAAGGATAAGGCAGGTCAAAAATCTGTATTTGAAAATAGAGGAACTATCAATATTAGTGGAGGAGATGGTAATGAAGAATCTCTTTCATCAGGAATAGCAGTTTTAGAAGATGCAGGAATGACAGGCAACAAAGCAATAAGAGCTCATAAGGATTTAGTTATAAACAAAGGAAAAATAAATGTTTCAGGTGGACAAGGTAATAGTGGAATGGTTTTAAAAGTAAAAGCCAATGATGATATCACTAATAATGATGATGGAACAATAACTGTTACTGGAAATAAAAATATTGGAATGAGAGTAGATTTAGGAACTACAAAAACTGATGATTCTGGAACATTTACGCCAAAGGCTATAAATAAAGGAAAAATTACTATAAATAATGGTCTTAGAAATATAGGAATGGTTGCAAATAACTCTGATGGAAATCACAAGGCGATTGCTGAAAATAACTCAGGAGCAAGTATAACATTTAAAAATAATTCAACAAAAGCAATAGGAATGTTTTCACAAGATGGTGGAGAAATTGTAAATGTAGGAGATATAAAAGGTGAAGGTAACTCACTTAAAGAAACAATAGGAATGGCTATACAACCTGCATTATCAGGATCTGGACATAATAATACTGCTTCAAATGGGATAAATAAAGGAGATATAGATTTATCAGGAGAAAAAGTTACAGGAGTTTATAATCAAGGAAAATTTATAAATGAAAAGAATATAACAACTTCTGGAGGAGGTTCTATATCATTATATGCAAAAGGTCAAAGTTCGAAAACTGAAATAAAATCAGGAACTATAACTGCTAAAAATAAAGCTTTAGGACTTTTTGCAGATGGGAAAGCTACAATAGAATTAGGAGGAGCAGGAGACAATGCCCTATCATTGAAAGCTGATGGATTAGGAACTTTGCTATTCTATAATTATACAAAATCTGGTTCTACATATACAGCAGATGGAAAATTTAAACTTGTTAATAATGTAGATGGCGAATTAACAAATGGGGCAACAGCCTTTTATTTTAGAGATACAACACCAGGTAAAACAGCTGGAACAACAGCTGATAAATTAAATGCAATGTTTGGAGGTTCAACATCAGGAAAAATATTAAAATTAAAACTAGATGAAAATTCAACTTTATTTGTATTAGATAATACATCACCAAATACAACACCTGTTAAGTTGTCAAGTGTAGCATTAGACAAAATAAATGAATATTTAGGGCAATATGTAAAAGTATCACCAAATTCCTCTAAAAATTTTAAGGCATATAAGGCAACTAAGGCAACTTTAAGTATTGATGATAATGTTGATTTAGATAATCATACAGGTGTACAAATAGATAAATACTATAGAGTTGATTTTATAAACTCGTCTGTTACTGTTGCAGCAGGTAAAAAGATGTATGGAACTGATGCAGGAAAACTTAAACAAGCTATAGCTCAAGCTAACTTTGATGGTGGAAATGTTGGAGATGTAAAAGTTACAAATAATGGAACAATAGATTACTCTAAAAAAGCTGCAACTGCAGTAGTTGTTGATTTTGGACAAGCTACAAATAATGGTTTAATAAAAATGGATGCAGCTAATGGTGACAAACAAAATAGTATAGGACTATTTGGTGCATCTAGTTCTATATTAACAAATAGCTCAACAGGAGAAATTCAACTTGGAACAAAAGGTGTTGGAATTTGGGGAGCTAATAAGATAGATTCATCACTTGCTTCTTGGAGTAAAAATATAAATATTGTCAATGCTGGAAAAATAACAGGACTTGCAGGAAAAGAAGGAATATTTGGAATATATGCAAATAATAGTGAAGCAGGGGCAATTTCTACAATAACTCATAGTGGAACAATAGATTTATCCCAAGTGGCTAAGAGTATAGGAATATTGATGACAAAAGGAGCATTGACTTCAAGTGGAAATGTTTCTGTACAAGATGGAAGTGTTGGAATAAGTGCTAAAGATTCAAATGTGACAATAAATGGAGGAACTCATACAATAGGTAAAAAATCGGCTGGGTTAAAATTAACAGGAAATACTTCTAGGTTAATGGCAAATTCTGGAAATATTTCAATAACAGGAATAGGTTCAGCTGCTTATTTATTTGATAATGTGAACTTAACATCAGGAACTAATTTTAAAGATAATTTAGCATTAACAGCTACAAATGGATATACTTATATAAATATTTCAAATAATAGTATATTAAATTATAAAAATACGAGAACTATAAATAATGATGAATCTATATTTGTAAATGCTAAAAACTCAACTATTAATTTATTATCAGGAACTACTGTTACTTCAACAAAGAAAAAGATAACAGGAGTTTATTCTGAAAATTCAGCTATATCGAATGCTGGCACATTAACATTAACAGGAGATGGATCTTCTGCTTTATATGGTAAAGCTGGTTCAGATTTAATAAATAGTGGTAAGATAACTATTGGAAAAAATGGTTCAGGAATATACAGTATAAATAGTACTGGAAAGAATAATGGAGAAATAACAATAGGTGAAGGTTCAGTAGGTATGCGTGCAGAAAATGCAATTATTGAAAATGAAACTACTGGAAAAATCACAAGCACAGGAACAAGTGTCCTAGGAATGTCTCAAAGTGGAGGAACTCAAAATATAATAAATAAAGGTGCTATTACATTAACAGGGGATAAATCAATTGCTTTACATTCAGAAGGAATAAATTTCCCTAATCATAAAGTTATTAATACAGGAAATATAACTGTTGGAGATTCTTCTAATATATTAAGTCCAAGTATAGGTATTTATTCAGCAAATGCAACAAATAGTACAGTAGAAAATAGTGGAAAAGTTGTTGCAGGAACAAAATCAACAGCGATCTATGCTGGAAATGTAGACTTAACTGGAACATCTGAAACAACAGCAGGAGATGGAGGAATAGGTGTATATTCTAAAGAAGGAACTGTTAAAATTTCTGAAAATTCTAAAATAAATGTTGGAGCTACATTAGGCAAAGGACAAGAGGGAGTTGGGGTATATTTAGCTGGAAATAACCAAACTCTTAATAGTGATACTGATAAATTAAGTATTAAAAAAGGTTCATTTGGCTATGTAATGACTGGGCAAGGCAATACTGTAAGAACAGGAAAGGTTGGGACAACAGGAATTGTAAGTCTTTCTAATGATTCAGTATTTATGTATTCAGGAGATAGAACAGGAACTATAAGAAACTACAATAATCTAAAATCAACAGGAAATGAAAACTATGGTATCTATGCACTAGGTTCAGTTGAAAATCGTGGAAATATTGATTTTAGCCAAGGTGTAGGAAATGTAGGAGCATATAGTTATGTAGAAGGAGCAACTACAACACCTAATGCTATAAAGAATTATGGCACAATAAAAGTATCTAAATCAGATATTAATGATCCAGATAATAGAAAATATGGAATAGGTATGGCAGCTGGATACAGTGAAGAAACTCCTAAAGGTTCTGGAAACTTTGTAACAAGAGGATTAGGACACATAGAAAATCATGGAACTATAAAAGTTACAGATCCTGATAGTATAGGAATGTATGCAACAGGTTCAGGGTCAAAGATTTTAAATGCAGGCAGAATAGAATTAAGTGGACCTAAGAGAAATATAGGTATATTTGCTGAAAATGGAGCAGAAGTAATTAACACAGGAACTATAACAACTGTTGGTTCAGGAAATGTAGGACAAATAGGAATAGCAATAAGAAAAGGAGCTATTTTAGATAATAGAGGAACTATAAATATAGATGCCTCTAAAGGATACGGATTACTTATAGCTGGTGGAATAGTAAAGAACTATGGAGAAGCTAATATAACTGTTGGTAGTGGTGCAACAAAGATAAAAGAAGTAAGTGCTGCTGATACTTCAAAAGAAATAGAAGATTTAAGAGGAAATAAAGTAAAAATCCATTCACCAGCAGGAGCAGCTAATGGGGTTATAACAGAAAATGGAGTAGTTAGAAAGCCAAAAATAGTCCATGTACAAGCAATACCAAATAGAAAACCTAATGATATACCAACATCATCAGTAGGTATGTATATGGATACTTCAGGAATAAATTATACAAGACCTATAAATAATATTGGAGCTTTAAGAGGATTAACTCAATCAGATATAATTATAGGAGTAGAAGCTACTAAATATACTACTGTTAAAACTATACAATTAGGTCAGGATATAATTGAGCCGTACAATGAGATGATAAGAAAATCAGGAATAGAAAAGTTTAATATTTATTCAGGTTCATTAACTTGGATGGCATCAATAACTCAACTGCCTGATTATACAATAAAAAATGCTTATTTAAGAAAAATACCATATACAGTTTGGGCTGGTAAAATGGCAACACCTATTGATAAAAATGATACATATAATTTCACAGATGGATTGGAACAAAGATATGGTGTTGAAGGAATTGGAACAAGAGAAAATCAAGTATTCCAAAAATTAAATTCTATTGGAAACAATGAAGAAATTTTGTTGTATCAAGCATTTGATGAAATGATGGGACATCAATATGCTAATGTTCAACAAAGAGTACAGACAACAGGAGTAATCTTAGATAAAGAACTTGATTATTTAAGAGATGAATGGAGAACAGCATCTAAAGATTCAAATAAAGTAAAAGTATTTGGAACTAATGGAGAATACAAAACAGATACAGCAGGAGTTATAGACTACAAGAATCATGCTTATGGAGTAGCTTATGTACATGAAAATGAAGATATTAAGCTAGGAAGAGGTATTGGATGGTACACAGGTATAGTTCATAATACATTTAAGTTCAAAGATATAGGAAAATCAAAAGAACATATGTTACAAGCAAAGGTAGGATTATTAAAATCAGTGCCATTTGATGATAACAATAGCTTAAATTGGACAATATCAGGAGATATCTTTGTAGGACGTAATAGAATGCATAGAAAATACTTAGTAGTGGATGAAATATTTAATGCAAAAGCAAGATACTATACTTATGGAATAGGAGTAAAGAATGAAATAGGTAAAGAATTCAGATTAAGTGAATCATTCACATTAAGACCATATGCAGCATTAAAGTTAGAATATGGAAGAGTATCAAAGATAAGAGAAAAATCAGGAGAAATCAAGTTAGAAGTAAAACAAAATCAATACTTCTCAGTAAAACCAGAAATAGGAGCAGAATTAGGATTTAAACACTACTTTGGAATGAAAGCACTAAAGACAACATTAGGAGTGGCTTATGAAAATGAGTTAGGCAGAGTGGCAAATGGAAAGAATAAAGCAAGAGTAGTAGATACAACAGCAGATTGGTTCAACGTAAGAGGAGAAAAAGAAGACAGAAGAGGAAATGTAAAATTTGACTTAAATCTTGGACTAGATAACCAAAAATATGGAGTAACTGCAAATGTAGGATATGATACTAAGGGAGAAAACCTAAGAGGAGGTCTAGGACTAAGAGTTATATTCTAA
- a CDS encoding GNAT family N-acetyltransferase, translating into MELVYIKDPDFEVMMKIVEIEQETFEGNGNVDLWIIKALIRYGLVFVIKENDKIVCIVEYMQVFNKKSLFLYGISTLKEYRHKGYGNYILNETEKILKNLSYEEIELTVAPENDIAINFYKKHGYIQEKLLKDEYGKGIHRYVMRKKLF; encoded by the coding sequence ATGGAATTAGTTTATATAAAAGATCCCGATTTTGAAGTGATGATGAAAATTGTAGAGATAGAGCAAGAAACTTTTGAAGGAAATGGAAATGTTGACCTTTGGATAATAAAAGCTCTTATAAGATATGGTTTAGTTTTTGTTATAAAGGAAAATGACAAAATAGTATGTATTGTTGAATATATGCAAGTTTTTAATAAAAAGTCTTTGTTTTTGTATGGAATTTCAACTTTGAAAGAATATAGACATAAAGGTTATGGAAATTATATTTTAAATGAAACAGAAAAAATTTTAAAAAATTTATCTTATGAAGAAATAGAACTAACAGTTGCCCCTGAAAATGATATAGCAATAAATTTTTATAAAAAACATGGTTATATACAAGAAAAGCTTTTAAAAGATGAATACGGTAAAGGTATTCATAGATATGTTATGAGAAAGAAATTGTTTTGA
- a CDS encoding Fur family transcriptional regulator, whose product MELQLHTGDIGNYLKEHNIKPSYQRMKIFQYLLDNHNHPTVDTIYKALCTEIPTLSKTTVYNTLNLFVEKKLVYVIVIEENETRYDLLTHTHGHFKCTCCGALFDVELNIDYSKSQELLGCDIEEKHIYFKGICKNCKGKQN is encoded by the coding sequence ATGGAATTACAATTACATACAGGTGATATAGGAAATTACCTAAAAGAACATAATATAAAACCTTCCTATCAAAGAATGAAAATATTTCAATATCTGTTAGATAATCATAATCATCCAACAGTAGATACAATATATAAAGCACTTTGTACAGAAATACCAACTTTATCTAAAACAACAGTGTACAATACTTTAAATTTATTTGTAGAGAAGAAGTTAGTTTATGTTATAGTTATAGAAGAAAATGAAACAAGATATGATTTATTGACTCATACTCATGGACATTTTAAATGTACTTGTTGTGGAGCTTTATTTGATGTAGAATTAAATATTGATTATAGCAAAAGTCAAGAATTATTAGGCTGTGATATTGAAGAGAAACATATATATTTTAAAGGCATATGTAAAAACTGTAAAGGAAAACAAAATTAA
- the rpmG gene encoding 50S ribosomal protein L33: MRVQVILECTETKLRHYTTTKNKKTHPERLEMMKYNPVLKKHTLYKETKK, from the coding sequence ATGAGAGTACAAGTGATATTAGAATGTACAGAAACAAAGTTAAGACACTATACTACAACAAAAAACAAAAAGACTCATCCAGAAAGATTAGAAATGATGAAGTATAATCCAGTATTAAAGAAACATACTTTGTATAAAGAAACAAAGAAGTAG
- the secE gene encoding preprotein translocase subunit SecE, translated as MNLFQKVKMEYSKVEWPSRTEVIHSTLWVVTMTVLVSIYLGIFDILAVRALNFLEALI; from the coding sequence ATGAATTTATTTCAAAAGGTTAAAATGGAATACTCAAAAGTTGAATGGCCTTCAAGAACGGAAGTTATTCATTCTACTCTATGGGTTGTGACTATGACTGTTTTGGTATCTATCTATCTTGGTATCTTTGATATTCTTGCAGTGAGAGCCTTAAACTTTTTGGAGGCATTAATATGA
- the nusG gene encoding transcription termination/antitermination protein NusG — protein MSIENVRKWFMIHTYSGYEKKVKTDLEQKMETLGFKEVVTNILVPEEELTEIVRGKPKKVYRKLFPAYVMLEMEATREENENGISYKVDPRVWYEVRNTNGVTGFVGVGSDPIPMEEEEVKNIFNIIGVKTPKENVKIDFTEGDYVKILKGSFKDQEGQVAEIDHEHGRVKVMVDIFGRMTPVEIEVDGVLKV, from the coding sequence ATGAGTATAGAAAATGTCAGAAAATGGTTTATGATTCATACTTATTCTGGATATGAAAAAAAAGTAAAAACAGACCTTGAACAAAAAATGGAAACATTGGGTTTTAAAGAAGTTGTAACTAATATATTGGTTCCAGAAGAAGAATTAACAGAAATTGTTAGAGGAAAGCCCAAGAAGGTCTATAGAAAGCTTTTTCCAGCATATGTTATGCTTGAAATGGAAGCTACAAGAGAAGAAAATGAAAATGGTATAAGTTATAAAGTAGATCCTCGTGTATGGTATGAAGTTAGAAATACTAATGGGGTTACTGGATTTGTAGGAGTTGGTTCTGACCCTATTCCTATGGAAGAAGAAGAAGTAAAAAATATATTCAACATAATAGGTGTAAAGACACCTAAAGAAAATGTGAAAATTGACTTTACTGAGGGAGATTATGTAAAAATCTTAAAAGGTTCATTTAAAGATCAAGAAGGACAAGTTGCTGAAATTGATCATGAACATGGTAGAGTTAAAGTAATGGTTGATATTTTTGGAAGAATGACACCAGTTGAAATTGAAGTAGATGGTGTTTTGAAAGTGTAG
- the rplK gene encoding 50S ribosomal protein L11 → MAKEVIQIIKLQLPAGKANPAPPVGPALGQHGVNIMEFCKAFNAKTQDKAGWIIPVEISVYSDRSFTFILKTPPASDLLKKAAGITSGAKNSKKEVAGKITTAKLKELAETKMPDLNASSVETAMKIIAGSARSMGIKIED, encoded by the coding sequence ATGGCAAAAGAAGTAATTCAAATAATAAAACTACAATTACCAGCAGGTAAAGCGAACCCTGCTCCACCAGTTGGACCAGCATTAGGACAACATGGTGTAAATATAATGGAATTTTGTAAGGCGTTTAATGCTAAAACTCAAGATAAGGCTGGATGGATAATTCCTGTTGAAATATCTGTTTATAGTGATAGATCTTTCACATTTATATTAAAAACTCCACCTGCATCAGATTTATTAAAGAAAGCTGCTGGAATAACATCAGGAGCAAAAAACTCTAAAAAAGAAGTTGCAGGAAAAATTACTACTGCAAAGTTAAAAGAACTAGCTGAAACTAAAATGCCTGACTTAAATGCTTCATCTGTTGAAACAGCTATGAAGATAATTGCAGGATCAGCAAGATCTATGGGAATAAAAATAGAAGACTAA
- the rplA gene encoding 50S ribosomal protein L1 — MGKHRGKKYLEVAKLVEIGKLYDIREALELVQKTKTAKFTETVEVALRLGVDPRHADQQIRGTVVLPHGTGKTVKILAITSGENIEKALAAGADYAGAEEYINQIQQGWLDFDLVIATPDMMPKIGRLGKILGTKGLMPNPKSGTVTPDIAAAVSEFKKGKLAFRVDKLGSIHAPIGKVDFDLDKIEENFKAFMDQIIRLKPASSKGQYLRTVAVSLTMGPGVKMDPAIVGKIVG, encoded by the coding sequence ATGGGAAAACATAGAGGAAAGAAATATTTAGAAGTAGCTAAATTAGTTGAAATAGGAAAACTTTATGATATAAGAGAAGCACTTGAATTAGTTCAAAAGACTAAAACTGCAAAATTTACTGAAACTGTTGAAGTAGCATTAAGACTTGGAGTAGATCCAAGACATGCTGACCAACAAATCAGAGGAACAGTTGTATTACCTCATGGAACGGGTAAAACTGTAAAAATATTAGCAATCACTTCTGGTGAAAATATAGAAAAAGCATTAGCTGCAGGAGCAGATTATGCAGGAGCAGAAGAATACATTAACCAAATTCAACAAGGTTGGTTAGACTTTGATTTAGTAATTGCTACACCAGATATGATGCCTAAAATTGGAAGATTAGGTAAAATATTAGGAACAAAAGGTTTAATGCCTAACCCTAAATCTGGAACTGTAACACCTGATATAGCAGCAGCAGTATCTGAATTTAAAAAAGGTAAATTAGCATTCAGAGTAGATAAATTAGGATCTATTCATGCACCAATTGGAAAAGTTGATTTTGATTTAGATAAAATTGAAGAAAACTTCAAAGCATTTATGGATCAAATCATCAGATTAAAACCAGCTTCATCTAAGGGACAATACCTAAGAACAGTTGCTGTGTCATTAACTATGGGACCAGGAGTAAAAATGGATCCTGCTATAGTTGGTAAAATTGTTGGATAA
- the rplJ gene encoding 50S ribosomal protein L10, with amino-acid sequence MATQVKKELVAELVEKIKKAQSVVFVDYQGIKVNEETLLRKQMRENGAEYLVAKNRLFKIALKESGVEDSFDEILEGSTAFAFGYNDPVAPAKAVFDLAKAKAKAKLDVFKIKGGYLTGKKVSVKEVEELAKLPSREQLLSMLLNSMLGPIRKLAYATVAIADKKEGSAE; translated from the coding sequence ATGGCAACTCAAGTTAAAAAAGAACTTGTAGCAGAATTAGTTGAAAAAATTAAAAAAGCTCAATCAGTTGTTTTTGTTGATTATCAAGGTATTAAAGTTAATGAAGAAACTTTATTAAGAAAACAAATGAGAGAAAATGGAGCTGAATATCTAGTTGCAAAAAATAGATTATTTAAAATAGCTCTTAAAGAATCTGGAGTTGAAGATAGCTTTGATGAAATATTAGAAGGATCAACAGCATTCGCTTTTGGATACAATGATCCAGTAGCACCTGCGAAAGCAGTATTTGATTTAGCTAAAGCAAAAGCTAAAGCGAAATTAGATGTATTTAAAATTAAAGGTGGTTACTTAACTGGAAAGAAAGTAAGTGTAAAAGAAGTAGAAGAATTAGCTAAATTACCTTCAAGAGAACAATTACTATCTATGTTACTAAACTCTATGTTAGGACCAATTAGAAAACTTGCTTATGCAACAGTTGCAATAGCAGACAAAAAAGAAGGATCTGCTGAATAA